One genomic segment of Panicum virgatum strain AP13 chromosome 2N, P.virgatum_v5, whole genome shotgun sequence includes these proteins:
- the LOC120662583 gene encoding uncharacterized protein LOC120662583, which yields MKSAQAAAFFLDIVHRFGVSNSIFTDNGTNFTGNEFIEFCDDHHIRVDWAAVAHPHTNGSEAILPTDLEYGSPRVKADSEQGSDAALEDAMDQLDEARDVVLLRSAKYQQALHRYHHRRVRGHAFNLDDLVL from the exons ATGAAGTCGGCGCAGGCTGCAGCTTTCTTCCTCGACATCGTCCACCGCTTTGGAGTTTCGAACTCCATCTTCACGGACAATGGCACGAATTTCACGGGGAACGAGTTCATTGAATTCTGTGATGATCACCACATCCGTGTTGactgggcggcggtggcgcatcCGCACACGAACGG TTCGGAGGCCATCCTGCCGACTGATCTGGAGTATGGCTCCCCGAGAGTGAAGGCCGACAGCGAGCAGGGGTCCGATGCCGCCCTTGAGGACGCCATGGATCAGCTCGATGAAGCACGCGATGTCGTGCTGCTACGATCGGCTAAATACCAGCAGGCGCTGCACCGGTACCACCACCGTCGCGTCAGGGGGCATGCATTCAACTTAGATGACTTGGTACTGTGA